ATTACTATTTTGTCACGAATTTGTTTAGTcattgtaatttatttaaattacgCTTTTGCCCTCctaaattgaaaatatcaaTTTCGAAATATGCAAGTGACTGTTGGCCGACGTGTACCATCCAAGTGACTAGATTTATTCGTACGGTCAGGATAATGAAACCCAATAAATCTGTCGTGGATGTGACTGGCTCCAAAGGTCCATAAGCCACACGCACGCTCATAACATAACACTTGGGTTTAGATATTAGATTGGGTTTGGGCTCTTGGGCACAATGCCCTCCCATACTCCTACTAGTACTTTCTAGTGGTCCAATGTACATTTGGAGAATCTTACCTAAAATATGGGATGTAGAAATAAATGCTCCcaatgtatatttttttgggttagtCGGAAAAGTTGGATACCAAGCAAAAGAAAGAGTAAAGCATGTAGGCAATTTAGCATTTTACACAACTCACGAGTGAGCCTATTGTCTCGTGAACATAATTGCCACATAaatcatcaaatcaaatccgtTATTTTTCGGAGATAGAATACAACTATTGTAAAtgtttttaaatgtttttacttttttttaattcaatagcCAAAATGCAATAAACTGGTGCATTTTACTCTTGTTATGCTACAGTTGAATCAACTTcttaattcaaaattcatcCCTAAGTATCACCATTCTTACTATTTTATTCGGCAATTTTTACACCAACcacaaaacaaatcaataacaaaatacctaacaaataccaaaataaataaaacatactATATAACTTCGTAGCTCTGCCACATCAGTGATTGAGTGCCTTCTTCAATTCCTCACTCACATCACCCTCCGACGACCTTTTCTCGGTGTTTGACCGCCAGTCAACTTTCCCACCAGAATTCCTGCCCCCATTGCCTGAATTTGAAATCGACTTTGTGGCGCCGGCGATTTCCTGCCTGAGATCCTCCACAGCCTTTCTCAGCAACCCGTTCTCGCTCTGTAAAGCCTCCAGCTGACGCTTCACCGTGAAGCAAGCCTCCGCCACCTCGGCATTTCCCGGAAATGTCAATCCCTTTTCCATCTCTGCTGCCTTCGTGGTTTTAACCTTCGAATCTGCAACGTCCACGTGTTCGATCCCGATCTTGTTCATCACCAGGAACGGGATCTTCTGAAACGCAATCGGATTAGCCCCAGTACTCTTCATCTCCGCCGGCACCCTAACCCCCCACCGCAAGTTCACCACCCCCCGGTTCCTCACGGGCATCGACGTCCTCGCCGCCATTTCCATGCCGGAAAACACACCGGCGATAATTCCGGCCGCTTGATTTTCCGAGGGCAAAACCGTGATTTTCTTCCCCATAAACGCGGTATCCACTGCTGGTGTCTCCGCCGAAACGACGCCGTCAGCTGGACCTACGATTTTTTGAAAGACAGAGGACTgcgactttttgatcgagaagtcTCCGAACTGAGGCTTGAAGTGGAGCATGAAGCTAGGGTTTTTCCCGCTGCCGAGCAGATTGAACTCGGCGCTCATGAGCATGGAACTGGAGATCGGCGAGCCGAAGGGACCGGTCCCAGTCTTGACGATGAGGGAGAATGGGTTGGACGTGTCATTCGGGCGGTAACCGACCCGGATGGAGGGTCCGGATTCGAAGAAGGTGCCGAGGTTGAGAGTGAGCTCCTTAGATTCGCCGGCAACGATTCCAGATTGAAAGGGCAGGCCCAATATGCTGAGGGGCACCTTGGCCCTCAACAATGGCTTCTGATCCTCGCGGAATTTGACCGAAGCTTTCATTTCTGGTTTTGTAGAAAACCCtaattgtgaatttttttttgggggggggggcgAAATTTATATCAATTTTGTCTCTTGGGAGTTACAGTGAAATGAGTTTTGGCTGGATTTGAGCTTGGCGTGTGAGCTGGCATCGGCGTCTTCGCTCTCGGGTGTTTCCGTCAAAATTTAGCCCTTGTTTTTTGATGAAATTACAAATCTCGTAGTCTGAGGATGCTGtaatattttgaaatgttAGGGCCATATGTGTGCCTGCAAATGGGTCAGGAG
Above is a genomic segment from Prunus dulcis chromosome 7, ALMONDv2, whole genome shotgun sequence containing:
- the LOC117633469 gene encoding uncharacterized protein LOC117633469, whose product is MKASVKFREDQKPLLRAKVPLSILGLPFQSGIVAGESKELTLNLGTFFESGPSIRVGYRPNDTSNPFSLIVKTGTGPFGSPISSSMLMSAEFNLLGSGKNPSFMLHFKPQFGDFSIKKSQSSVFQKIVGPADGVVSAETPAVDTAFMGKKITVLPSENQAAGIIAGVFSGMEMAARTSMPVRNRGVVNLRWGVRVPAEMKSTGANPIAFQKIPFLVMNKIGIEHVDVADSKVKTTKAAEMEKGLTFPGNAEVAEACFTVKRQLEALQSENGLLRKAVEDLRQEIAGATKSISNSGNGGRNSGGKVDWRSNTEKRSSEGDVSEELKKALNH